CTCATATAGCGAAACTTGGCAGCATGATTGACAATTTGATCCATAGCAAGGAGTGAAAAATTGACTGTCATAATTTCAGCTATTGGTCTAAGACCTCCAATCGCCATTCCTATGGCATTTCCGACGATACTAAGCTCTGCAATAGGCGTATCGATAACCCTTTTGGGTCCATACTTTGCAAAGAGTCCTTCACTCACACGATAACTTCCACCATAGCGTCCAACATCTTCGCCTAAAATGACGACACTCTCATCTGCTGCCATCGCTTCATCAATGGCTTTGTTTAACGCATCACGATACAACATTTGTGCACTCCTTGCAGTATACATCTTCATAGAGTTCATTTAGTTCTGGCTCAGGAGAGTTTGCAGCAAACTCTATTGCCTCATTAATCTCTTGTTCAATCTTTTTATCGGTCTCATCAAAATAACTTTCTTCTACAATTCCTAAAGCAATGGCTTCTCTTTTAAGCTTTTCTATCGGATCGCGAGATTTGAAAATCTCCATCTCCTCTTCGCTGCGATACTTTCCGTTATCACTCATCGAGTGCCCCTCATAGCGATAGGTCTCTGCTTCTATAAAATATGGTCCTAAACCATTTTCAAGATACTCTTTGGCCTCCGTTACAGCTTTATACACTTCACATACATCCATGCCGTCGATTCTTTTAGCAGGCATATAGTTTTTTGCCTTTTCAAAAAGCTCTTCAAAAGGACTCACCCAGCCAATGCGAGTACCAATTGCATAGTAGTTGTTTTCACAAAAAAAGATAATAGGCAGTTTCCAGGCAGCTGCAATATTAATGCTTTCAAAAAAGGCTCCTGCATTGGTGGCACCATCACCAAAGATGGCAAAGACACCAGCTTTTTCTCCCTGGATTTTTCTTGCATAAGCGCATCCTGTAGCAATTGGCAAGTGTCCTGCTACAATCGCATCACCTCCGTAAAAACTTAGTGTTGGATCAAAAAGGTGCATCGAGCCACCTTTGCCTTTGCTCACTCCCGTTGCCTTTCCAAAAAGCTCTGCCATGATTACTTTTGGATCCATTCCTCTAGCAATCGCAAGCACATGCTCTCTATAGTGCGTAAAGACATCGCCTTTGTCAAAGGCTTGCATACTTCCAACACTGCAGGCTTCCTGCCCGATATCAAGATGCAAAAAGCCCGCAATGTTGCCTTTCATGTATTCTTGCTTTGCAGCCAGTTCAAATTCGCGACCAAGTTTCATCAGATAATAAAAGGTTTTGACTCTTGCACTATTCATGGCTAAACTCCTCCAAAGCTTCTTCAACAGGTGTCATATACATCAAAGCCGGACCTCCATGCATCAAAACCGCCTGCATAGCAGCTTCTAATATCTCTTCTTTGCTTGCACCTGCATCGATGGCACCTTTGACATGGAGCGCTATACACCACTCACACTGGGCAGCAACCGCAAGCCCCACATTAATAAGCTCTTTTTGCTTGGTAGAAAGCGCTCCCTCTTTTTCAACGCTTGTCATGAAACCAAGAAAATTTTGAATGCTCTCAGGTTGCTGCTGCTGCAGTTTACCTATGAGTCTTTTGATATCTTCTAGTTTTTGTGTCATTTTGCCCATAGCCACCTCCTTTTTGCGTTTTAACTCTATTATACTCCTATGAAATTAATTGTAAATAAATCACACTCAAAGCAGGAAGAGTGATAGTAAGGGAGTTTTCAAATCCACAGCACTGCATTGGCTTGCTTTGCAAAACTCTAACAGGATAATGATCCCATCCCAGATATTTTGAATGTTGCGAATTAAAGATCTCTTTATATTTTCCGCTCTTTGGTACAGGCAGAATGTAGTTTTCATACTGGGTATCGGCAAAGTTGCACACAACAACGATAGTCTCATCTTTTGCCACTCTTGCAAAACTCAAAACACTTCGCTCCCAATCCTTTTCATTGAGCCAGATAAACCCCTCTCTTTTTTCATCCCATCGATACAGAGCCGGAGTAGTTTTATAAAGGGTGTTGAGATCTTGCAACATCTTTTGCAACGCTTTGTGTTTTGGATCATCCAAAAGCTCCCACTGAAGCTCTCCATCAAAATCCCACTCCTTAAATTGAGCAAACTCTCCTCCCATAAAAAGAAGTTTTTTTCCTGGATGGGCTAGCATATAGCCAAAAAGAGCACGTAAATTTGCTAGTTTTTGATTGATGTCTCCTGGCATTTTGTTGATAAGCGAGCCTTTCATATGGACCACTTCATCATGGCTCAGAGGCAAAATAAAGTTTTCATCATAGGCGTACCACATGGAAAAAGTGATCTGGTTGTGGTGGTACTTGCGAAAGAGGGGATCGGTTTTGAAGTATTTAAGTGTATCATGCATCCAGCCCATATTCCACTTATATCCAAAGCCAAGCCCTCCTGCATAGACTGGCTTTGTTACTCCTGGAAATGCGGTGGATTCTTCTGCAATCATTGTAATGCCTTCAAATGTGCCGTAACAACTCTCGTTAAGTTGCTTCAAAAACGAGATCGCTTCTAAATTTTCATTGCCTCCATAGATGTTTGGCTCCCACTCTCCCTCTTTTCTTCCATAATCAAGATAGAGCATGCTTGCCACTGCATCCACACGGATCCCATCGATATGATACTTTTCAAGCCAAAAGTGAGCAGATGAAATCAAGAAGGCTCTAACTTCATTTTTTCCATAATCAAATACAGCACTTTTCCACTCAGGATGGTATCCCTTTTTTGGATCTTCATACTCATACAGAGCCGTTCCATCAAAAGCGATGAGTCCATGCCCATCTGTAACAAAGTGAGACGGCACCCAATCCAGTATGACACCAATTCCATGAGAGTGCATAATATCCACAAACTCCATAAACTCTTGCGGTGTTCCATATCTAGCCGTTGGAGCGTAGTAACCGCTTACCTGATAGCCCCAGGACCCCTTGAAAGGATATTCGGTAATGGGCAGTAACTCTACATGGGTATATCCCAACTTGACTAGGTACTGGGCTAATTCTTTTGCAGCTTCCGTGTAGCTTAGATAACTTCCATCATCTCTTCTTCTCCACGATCCCAAATGCACCTCATAGATATTCATAGGTGATTCATGGATGTTTGTTTTGGCTCTTCTTTGCATCCACTGGCTATCTTTCCAGCCATATCCTTGTAAAGACCAGATCCTTGAAGCCGATTTTGGAGGTTTTTCTGCATGGAATGCATAGGGATCCGCTTTGAGCAAGGTCGTATCGTATGGGGTGATGATATGGTATTTGTAGGTTTGACCTATTTTTGCATCAGTGCTAAACCCTTCCCATATTCCGCTTCCATCTTCTCTTTTTTTAAGAGGATGCGCAGTTGCGTTGTAACCGTTAAAATCCCCCACAACGCTTACATATTTTGCATGAGGCGCCCATACTGCAAAATAGACCCCAGTTTCTCCTTGATATTGCATAATATGAGCACCAAATTTTTCATACAGTTTCGTATGGGTTCCCTCTTTGAAGAGATATATATCAAAATCGCTAAAACGCGTTACATCATGGCAGATCATCGTTTTGTCTCCAGTGCCAGTTCATAGACTCTTTCATACTCTTTAGCGCTTCTTTGCCAGTCAAACCGCTTGCTCATAGCGGTATGGATCATTGTATTTACTCCCTCTTTGTCATGCATCCACGTATCGACTGCCCAGCGAACAGTTCCAATGAGAGCCTCTTTGGTCGCATCGTAAAATTTAAAACCATCTCCCGTTTTTGTGTGGGGTTCATAGTTTTGGATCGTATCATCAAGTCCACCGACAGCACGGACGATGGGGAGTGTTCCATAACGCAATGAATAGATCTGATTGAGTCCACATGGCTCAAAAAGACTTGGCATCAAAAAGAGATCGCTTCCGGCTTCAATCTTGTGGGCAAATTCATTTGAATAGCCTATAAAACAACCTACATTTTCATATTTGTTTGCAATATCTTGAAAAAATCCTTCCGCCCATTTCTCTCCGCTGCCCAAAAAGACCATCTGCAAAGGCAGATGTACCAACTCATGCATGGCTGCAGCTATCAGCTCTATTCCTTTTTGCTGGGCAAATCGTCCTACAAAACCAATAAGTGGAATATCATCTTTTTGGGCAAGATTAAAGCTTTTTTGAAGATCTATCTTGCATACTTTTTTGCCACTTAGATCATCGATATCGTAGTTTTTGGCAATGTATGGGTCCATTTTTGGATTCCACTCATCGTAATCAACGCCATTTAAAATCCCAAAAAGCTTGTAGGCGTGGGCTTTGATATGCTCTTGCAGACCAAAACCAAACTCAGGTGTTTGGATCTCTAGGGCATATTTTGGACTTACTGTTGTGATTTTGTCTGCATGATAGATTGCGCCCTTCATGAGATTGAGCGCTCCAAGTGCTTCCATTTCATACATATTGAAGTGCTCCCAGCCGATTCCCAGATATTCAAAGGCACTTTTGGCAAAGACGCCTTGATGTTGGAGATTGTGTATCGTAAAAACAGAAGCGGTTTTTTGAAAGAATGGATCATTTCGCAAAACAGTATTGAGAAAGATTGGCTGGGCTGCGGTGTGCCAGTCATTCGCATGGACAATGTCTGGTTTAAAATCCAAAGCTCTTGCAAGCTCCAGTACCGCTTTGGAAAAGAATATAAAGCGTGCATCGTTGTCTGGATAGGAGTAGCCGTTGTCATCTGTGTAGAGATTTTTTCTTCCAAAAAAGATTTCATAATCGATAAAATAGACCTCAACGCCTTCATAGAGAGTCCTGTATGCACTGCACCATAACGTCCCAAGCGGTCCCATATCTACACCTATATTGCCTATGACAAACTCCAAATTGTTTTTATTAATCATATAGTATCGCGGCAGGACAACTTTAACGTTGTGTCCTAACTTTTTAAGGTGTTTTGGCAAAGCTGCAGCCACATCTGCAAGTCCACCAGTTTTTGCAAATGGTGTCATTTCTGAGGCACAAAAGAGTATGTTTCGTTTCATGGCAGCCTTTCAAGTAGAATTTTTATCCCCTCTAGTGAGGCGTCTTCTAGTTGCGTGAGTCTGATTTGAGCCTCTTTTAATGTGAAGGGTGGGGCATATTGAGCAATCTTTTGCTGGATATAATCAATTATACCCGGATTATGTTTGATAACACCTCCACCCAACACTAAAATAGACGGATTGAAAAGCGTAAGAGCTGTAGCAGCGGCATAGAGTAGGGCTTCGGTATAGAGGTTGTAAAGCTTTTCATTTTTTAAGGATGCTTCTATTTTAAGATAGTCTGCCCATTTTTGCAAGCCACTGCCTGATGCAAAAAGCTCGATGCAGTTATCTTTCCCGCAGCCACAACGAAAAGGAGCCTTTTTGTAAGGAATATGTCCAATCTCTCCAGCAAGGTTTTTGTAACCTCGAACAAGTTTGCCCTGGTCAATTGTAGCACTTCCAAGACCTGTACCAGAATAGAGTGCCGTAATAGAGGAGGTATTAAAAAACTTCGCTTCAGCCAAGACAGCACACTTGAGGTCATTTTCAATAATGTAAGGGATTCCAAATTTTTGGGGCTCAATTGTGGCATGAATGTTGGGTGCAGAGAGGATTTTGTTGTTACAAACCTGTCCGGCATAGGAGATACCAACTGCTGTAATTCTTTTTTCATTGATCAGATCTTCGATAAATCTTTGTAAATCAATATTATGCAGCTGCTTTTTGCCTTTTTCTCTATCTATTATTTCCCATCTGATGTATGTACCCCCTATATCAAGAGCCAGTTTCATACCATCTCCTAAGGAGTTGTGCCGCCATCTCCGGAACTACTGGATTGATCATCGATCTAGTTGCCAACTCGAATCCGGCGATTGTGTAAATTCTGGGTGTTATGCGAATATAAAAACGAAAAATATTGTTTACTTCATGAAAAAAGGAGCTGTTTTCAAAGTTTTCATTGAGTGGTGGTAAATAAAAAAGTAAATTAAAAGGAAAATCTCCAAGCTCCTTTGATAAAGCATAAAAAAGTGAGCGAATATGCTCTGCCAACTCTTGCAGCTGGATTTTTGAACACTCCCCAAATCCCATATTTTTTGCGATGATAGCTGTTTCAAAAGCAAAAGAGGAGGCATACGGAGTATAGGTAAAAAAGTGTTCACTCTCAAAGAGGTTTCTTTGTGAATTTGATTCAAAATGTACAATATCTTCATGCAAGGATCTGCCATGATTGTGGAAATAGCGTTGACAATGCTCAAATAAATAGAGTTGCTCTTTTGTCATTAGAGGAAGAGCAATAATTTGCGTATGAGGGTGGGGTTGTGTAGCACCAGCATTGCGTCCATGGTTTTTAAATATCTGCAATGAGATGAGCTTTTTATCATTGCGAAGATCACGATAGCGTTGCTGGAGTGTATAGAGCCACCAAAATATCTCTTCTTGACTCATATTCTGTATTTTTACTGTATGCTTGGGTGTATCAATAACTATCTCATGTGCCCCATATCCGCCCCACATCTCGTTAAGACCATCTCTATTTGAGATGAAGGGAGTTTCTATCTGCAGGGCTTTATAAAGATTTGGAATCACTCTCGTTTGCCATGTGCTGTTGTTTTTGATTGAAAAGATCTCTTGAGGAGTTAACTCTTCGTTGCCAGGACAAAAGGGGCATTTTTGTATAGAAAATGTATCTGCACATTGCTGTGGGATAGGTCTGTGAAGGCGCTCTGGGGCAATGACTATATATTCATTATGCAAAAGATCATATCTTATTTCAGACATAATTTGAGATCCCAAGTAAAAGATTTTGTAAAAGGTAAAGCAAAAGCGATACTTATCCCTTGTTGCGTTAGTTCAAAACCTTCTTCATTTTGTGATACTGTTGATAGAGGAACGACAAAGATTTTTGTCTCTTGATTCGATAAAAAAGAGAGCGTTTTTTTCGTAAATGGATCGATAATCTCAAGCTTTTTTGCAAAAAACTCCATTTTGTCACAGCAATATTTTGCATTAATAAGCAGACTCTCATAGTGGGCAAAATGGAGATTCCACTCATTGACATACAAAAGCTCATTTTCGTATGTGGATTGGAAATCTATAGAAAGCTCGAGAGAATTTTTATCGATGGTATAGTTCTTTTGCATCATTGCTGGATATTTTTGATCAAGATAGAGACCACCTTGGCGCTCAAATGTTAGAGGCTTTTGCAGTTTAAATGGCTGATTTGCAAAATCGCCATACTCCTTGTAGCTGTTTTGGAAAAATGTTTGGGCATTGAAGGAGGCGTCACTGAAGTGATCGATACAGGAGTTTTTTGTATACCAGTCAAAAAAGAGATTTTTTTTGACCTCTTCACTTATCTTTGGAGCCATTTCATGGATTGTAGTGATCCCTTTTTCATCTTTTTGCTCAAGTGGATGGAAAATCTTTTCATGATAGGCTTCAAATCTTCTTGTGAGGGTATTTTGCAAATTGAAGCAAGAGTGCAGATCTAAAATCTCAATAATTTGCCCTCCCTGTTTTTCATAGAGTCTCCAGACAAGATTATCTTTTTTAATTTCAACCTCTTTGTATCCGTCAAAATCTTTATCTGCTATTTCTATTCTATCCTCTATATTTTGCTCACACTGAGATACAAAGCGATAGGCATTGTCTCTTAAGTTTGGCAGATAGAGCCCTCCAAATATGCCATGCCAGTAGACATCATTTGTCTGGAGTTTATAGAGGGCTTCGCTTTTTTGTCTTTTTGCAAGATCAAGCATACGTTTATGGAGCCTATTGGACTCTTCATATTTGACAAAAAAGTTTCTCCAGATGCCTCCACGAATAAACTTGATGCCAATATTTTCAAAATACTCTTTGCCAACTCTGTTTTTGAGTTTTTCAAGTTCGAGAGTATCTTTTGCCCTGAGGCTCCACTCACCCATCTCGTAGTAAGAGACATTTGCGAGATATGCGAGCCCTTTTGGATTTTGCGCTTGTGCAAAATGTTTCGTCGCAATTTCACTCTCTATGATCTTTTTGATGAAAGATTCGAGCCAGCCTTTTTCATAAACCCACTCATAGGTATTTGGCCAAAGACCAAACTTCTCAGCATCATCAAAAATAATTGCATTTTCATAAGAGCTTATGGCTTGCAATGCATCATCTACCAGATAAAATGGAATTGCATAGCGCAGTTTTTTTGCAATAGGAAAGAGGGCAAAGCTATTTCCGCTCTCTTCACTCAAAAAAAATCCATCAAGCTCCTCATAATCAAATCCACTGGCAAGAAAGTGATAATCATCCACCGCCACATACTCAATTCCACACTCTTGGAAATCCAAGGCAACTGAGCTCTCCCATACTCGCTCGGTCAGCCATAGTCCCTTTGGCTTTTTGTCAAAATAGTGCTCAATATAGCTACTGAGTTTTTGGATTTGTGCTATACGATCCTCTCTTGGAATACTTGCAAGTACCGGTTCATAAAAGCCACCACTGAAAAACTCGATACTTCCTTGCTCATTTAGATAGCAAATATCTTCAAAGACATCACTGTATTTTGTGCGTAGCTGCTCAAAGAGCCAACCACTGCAGTGTAGAGCGAAGCGAAATTGGGGATATTTTTTTAATGTTTGAAAAAGAGGTCTATAGCATTGCTTCACTGCATTCTCTACAGCCTCATGGAGATTATCTACTGGCTGGTGCATATGTAGACCAAAATAGAGCTGACTCATGTAAGCACCTTATACAAACCAGTTTTTAGAGTAGTCATTATCAATCCTTATAAATAGTCTTGTCGTTGATGGAATAATCTGTAGCAGTCTCGTATCTTTATAAACTTCTATACGTACTTCAAAATATTTTTTGTTGCAGCTGTTTTTGTCTATCTCAATCTCTGCAATAGAAACTGTTGCCCTTCTTTTTATAGCTACTTCATCCTCATCAAAAAAGATGCGAAAATCTAAACTCTTTATATCTTTGGCATCTATTCTAAAAAAGAGAGATTTCTCATTTTCACCCCAAAAGAGCTTCTGAACCGTAAAGCTACTTTGCATAGTCGAAGAGACCCTCTCATCTAGATATCCACTTCCAAGCCATTCAAAAAATGATGTAACTTTGCCATCAATAATTGGATAGATATATCCTTTTGGTTCATTGAGGAAAGCTTGTATCGTATGTGATCCTACGATAGGTATCGTAATATCAGTTGGAGGTACGATACCAAGATGCTTGTAGATAGCTATGAGATGATTTCTATATATTGCATCAAACTCTAGTGCGAACTCTGTATAGTGGCCATATCCATACCACCAAAACCAGTCAGAAGCTTCTGCAAGCAAAAAGTGCTGCTGGATAAATGGATCTTGCGAGTGATGGAGAGTGTCTCTTTTTGTTTGAAAAAGAAGCTCCCAAGCTCTGTTTTTCTCTTCATCTCCGATCCAAGTATCAAAATTGCCATAGATCCATGAGCCAGGTGAGAGTCTATCGAGCGTTTTAGATGTTAAGGAGGTAGCTTCATCGAAAGTGATTGTGCTTTTGTTCTCAAGCATTTCATAAAAGGCATTGAGAAACTCCCAGCCGTTTTTGGGATAGTGTTCCCAGGCATTTTCCCCATCTAAAATAACAAAGATTGTTCCTTTTTCAGGTAGCCTTTGTGCAAAATCTTTGACTGCCCCTTGGGCTGGGAAGTTTTTGTAAACAAATCCTATGAGATCGCTGAGTTCATGGTCACGAAAGAAAATTTTGATTCCATTAAAAGAGTAGGGGGAGTATTTGTCACTGCCGCCGCTTTTTTGCAAAATCATTTCATCGGTTGCTATCCACTCAATCCCTTCTTGTTTATAGAGTGCTACGCTTTTTTCATCTACTGCACCTTCAGCCGGCCAAAAACCTCGAGGCTCTTTACCAAAAATATCTTTATAGATCTCTTTTGCTTTTTGGATATGAAGGAGGGCATCCTCTTTTAGGCTTAGTGGCTTTTGTGGCAGTGTAATAGATGGATTTGCCTCTTTTGCTACATTGATATCAAGAAGCAGTGGTAAGATTGGATGGGAGTAGGGGGTAGTTGCAACAGAGATTTTTCCTGCATCTTGCAACGATTTATAAAGAGGCAGTATAGAAGGTAAAAAAGCAAAGAGAGTCTGCAAGAGACGTTCTTTTTCAATTTGTGTAAATGAATCTTTTTGTAGAAGTGACTGGATAAAAGGATCACTGTTTCTTAAATAGTTGCCACACCAGCTTAAAAGAAAAAAGACCTCTAGATCATTGAGCTCTTCGTTATTCAGCCTCTTTTTTTCAAATAATGAAAAGAAGCGATTATGTAAACCGTAAGCCATCGTTTTTGGATGGAGTGTGTAGCACAATTTTTGGATAGCTTCTCTCTCCTCTTGACTCACTTGCTCTGTTTTTTTGCGGAGAAGTTGTAGCATTCTATCGCAGCTAGGCCCTCTGTTTATGTACTCTTGTAATTGCTCAATGAGAATTGGAGTGAGATTAAAACTTACCTTCACATTATATTGTGAAGCAATATATGGCATATCGTAGTAATCTTTTATTGCATGCAAAAAGACCCAAGGGAGAATAAATTCTCCTTTTTCGTTCCTATAATCTGGTTGGTGCATATGCCATAGAAGTGCTATATTCACTCGTTCAACCACTCTTGTATGAGATTTGCATAACTGTCATGCAGTTTTTTACCTTGCTCTTCGTTGTTTGCTTGAATGAAGAGATTGAGATCTTCAGTGTATTGATCAGGAATCATCAAAATCCAGTCTGTATCGTTCTCCCAAATTTTAACCCCATCAAGCGTTGAATGGGGTTTGTCGTGTGCATATTCAATAAACTTTCTCATCATTTTGCCCTTTTTATGTTGAGGGCAAGGGATTTTACACCGTTTATAGAAAAAGTGTTTGACCTCTTTTTCTATTTGTGAGAGTAAAATGTTATGACGGCTAAGAAGTTCCATGATTTTAAGGGTTGCATAGATTCCATCTCTATGGTATGCAAACTCTGTAAAAGCAAAGTTTCCATCTACAGTGGCTATCAAGTCATACTGCTTAAAATCTTCTCGTTTGAAATTGAGATATTTTCCTCTATCAATTTCTAGATGTTTAAAATCACTGTCCATCATATCTGGCGCCCATGATGGTAAGAATACTCTATATTTCTTTCCATTTGTTGCTGCATCGATATCCATGAGTCTCAGAACTGCTATGAGTGCATCAACTCGGTCTAAAATCTCTCCATCATCACTAATAAGTGTCAATCTTTGCCCATGAGGATAGATGAGCACACCTAGTTGAAATTCAAGAGCAGTTACTATCTTGGCAACTTCATGTTGCGACTCTTTTATGTAATGAGTAATATTTTCTAGCTTTAATCTATCATAATAGGCGTTGAGTAAAATATTTTCAATTTGCAGCTCTGAAAGAATTCGAGGAAATATCTCCTTTGTAATACCGTACATGAGATCTATTACTACTTGAAAATTACTGCCTCGAATTATTTTGTGATCGATAAGCTCTTTGATCTTTTCCAAATAGTTTGCACATGCATTTTTGTGCAAAGATGCTTCATCATTGAGGCTTCCCATCTCTTTATAATCAACTTTGCGAAAATCTTGCTTGAAGTAGTTTTTCTCAACTTTTTTGGCTGTTTCGGTATTGAGTCTATGCCCTTCGCTGGTATACAGAAGTATCTCTACACTTGTAGGATCTTGAATACTCTTGCGAAAATATGCACCAGCATTAATATTATCATTTTTTTGTATGTAGTGTCTAAGAACTGAAGCTGGAATTACTTGCAGATCTTCAATGTTTACACCTGTTGCAAGAACACCTCCATCAAAGGAGCGCTTTAGCATTCTTGAAGAGTCTTCAAAATCTCGACCTATAGCAATTGTGCTTCCTTCTGGCAGCAAAGATGCAAATGCCTCAGCAATTCTGCACGACATCTCACAATCGATCTCAATATTTGCTTTACCTCGAATAACACCTTCTTGGAAAATAGCGTTTTTATACTTCGTACCCCAGACAACATTGTTCGTAACGATGGCTGCCGGCTCAATCTCTTTATTTGGCCACACAGTCACATCTTGATCAAAGGTAACAAACTTGCCAACATGGCACCCTTCAGCAAGAATTACGCCTGCTTTTGCCGTAACCATATCTTCAATGATGTTATCGTTACAAATGACTGCATTATCAAAGACGCACTTTTTTCCTATAGTAATGTCGTGCCAAAGGATGGAGTTTCTGAGTTTACACTCTTCACCAATTGTGACATTATCTCCAATTGTTACATTGTGGAGTCTACTGTTTTTGCCAATTTTTACATTATTACCTATGACAACGGTATCGATGATCTCAACGCTTTTATCAATTTCACTGTTGCCTTGAAGATAGAGAGTTCCTTCGGGATACTCAATTACTTTACCTGGAATATCAAAATGCACT
The Nitratiruptor tergarcus DSM 16512 genome window above contains:
- a CDS encoding glycoside hydrolase family 57 protein; amino-acid sequence: MNIALLWHMHQPDYRNEKGEFILPWVFLHAIKDYYDMPYIASQYNVKVSFNLTPILIEQLQEYINRGPSCDRMLQLLRKKTEQVSQEEREAIQKLCYTLHPKTMAYGLHNRFFSLFEKKRLNNEELNDLEVFFLLSWCGNYLRNSDPFIQSLLQKDSFTQIEKERLLQTLFAFLPSILPLYKSLQDAGKISVATTPYSHPILPLLLDINVAKEANPSITLPQKPLSLKEDALLHIQKAKEIYKDIFGKEPRGFWPAEGAVDEKSVALYKQEGIEWIATDEMILQKSGGSDKYSPYSFNGIKIFFRDHELSDLIGFVYKNFPAQGAVKDFAQRLPEKGTIFVILDGENAWEHYPKNGWEFLNAFYEMLENKSTITFDEATSLTSKTLDRLSPGSWIYGNFDTWIGDEEKNRAWELLFQTKRDTLHHSQDPFIQQHFLLAEASDWFWWYGYGHYTEFALEFDAIYRNHLIAIYKHLGIVPPTDITIPIVGSHTIQAFLNEPKGYIYPIIDGKVTSFFEWLGSGYLDERVSSTMQSSFTVQKLFWGENEKSLFFRIDAKDIKSLDFRIFFDEDEVAIKRRATVSIAEIEIDKNSCNKKYFEVRIEVYKDTRLLQIIPSTTRLFIRIDNDYSKNWFV
- a CDS encoding sugar phosphate nucleotidyltransferase; translated protein: MKKVKAVIMAGGFGTRIQPLTHSIPKPMLPVVNVPMMENVLKQLVKVGIDEVVILLYYKPEIIKNHFKDGSDWGVKIHYVLPDADYGTAGAVGMAREYLDTTFMIVSGDLVTDFDFQKILHYHEKRESKLTITLTSVDNPLQFGVVIVNEEGKIEKFLEKPSWGEVFSDTINTGIYVIEPEILKYIPKGEPFDFAKDLFPLLMQEGIDLLGYTAHGYWRDVGNPESYREVHRDLFLEKVHFDIPGKVIEYPEGTLYLQGNSEIDKSVEIIDTVVIGNNVKIGKNSRLHNVTIGDNVTIGEECKLRNSILWHDITIGKKCVFDNAVICNDNIIEDMVTAKAGVILAEGCHVGKFVTFDQDVTVWPNKEIEPAAIVTNNVVWGTKYKNAIFQEGVIRGKANIEIDCEMSCRIAEAFASLLPEGSTIAIGRDFEDSSRMLKRSFDGGVLATGVNIEDLQVIPASVLRHYIQKNDNINAGAYFRKSIQDPTSVEILLYTSEGHRLNTETAKKVEKNYFKQDFRKVDYKEMGSLNDEASLHKNACANYLEKIKELIDHKIIRGSNFQVVIDLMYGITKEIFPRILSELQIENILLNAYYDRLKLENITHYIKESQHEVAKIVTALEFQLGVLIYPHGQRLTLISDDGEILDRVDALIAVLRLMDIDAATNGKKYRVFLPSWAPDMMDSDFKHLEIDRGKYLNFKREDFKQYDLIATVDGNFAFTEFAYHRDGIYATLKIMELLSRHNILLSQIEKEVKHFFYKRCKIPCPQHKKGKMMRKFIEYAHDKPHSTLDGVKIWENDTDWILMIPDQYTEDLNLFIQANNEEQGKKLHDSYANLIQEWLNE